In Misgurnus anguillicaudatus chromosome 14, ASM2758022v2, whole genome shotgun sequence, the genomic window ACCTCACCACTAAAGgccactaaaatctacacactgcacctttaatacatacctatctttttgcaatgcatgcacttttaatctttgtacttcgtaaatgtgttagcattcaacctagccccattcattcctatggctccaaacaaaagttttatttgtgtcaccatacttactcgtgtaactactcatgtaaatagggaaaacatggaagtgtttggtggcttctaaatgcatccctgtttggatcctaaggaatgaatggggctaggctaaatgctaacacattcacaatgtgctgtacaaagattaagtgcacgcattgaaaaaaagatagggatggaTTAAtccgtctaagttgaggtaagaatataaaatattgaaaaacggtggtgttttcctttaaaccaTCAAAATTATTTTCCATGGTAAATGTCTGTTACACACACTGCCGATACAGTCTTATGTATATGTAACCCATTACAATACTTTAaagaagttttttttataaatgtgtatatacacaAAGAGTGACGTACTGCTTCCCCTCTCGTCTCGTGCCAGCCATTTTCCCCCTGGGTTGTTGTTCACACGGATAATCTCCACATTCTCCCCCTGTTGCACGCTCAGGTCGTTTTTCCCACCCTGGCAGTCCTCTCTCACGCGAGCCAAATGAATCACTTCAATGGGTCCGTTCAGCTGCGCACAcccacacaaacaaatacagtgTTAATATCCGCAGAAGAACATCAAAAGCATTAACTGAGACACCGAAACACCTACCTTAAATCTCTTTCTATACTCATTTTCTCGTTTCTGCTTTTCCTTAAGGTCTTTCTTATCCAGCTCAATTGGCTTTTTAACATCTTTTGCGATTTTCCTTTCGGCCGGGATGGGAGGTGGAAGCTCATCTGGTCTATGAAATGCATAATAGAGTTCATATTAAAGTcaaagtttaataaaaaagtgaTGTTAGTGCACTCAGTGACTACTAAAAAACATGAATGAAAAGTAATGAAGTATAGTTTGCGAATAAAAACAATGACAAATGTTTAATTcaatttgatatgttttggtGAACTGGGGGTGGGGGAATTtgcattgtaaatgtttttctGGAAACTCGGAAGAAGAGAATATGAAACGGACCATTTACATAATATACAGTTACTGTGTaatttacataatatatatacatattacatatataaaatatataaatatatattcagaAAATTATGAACACTGACTTACTTGTCTATGTCTTCATAAATATCTTGATCGCTGTCCTAAAATATAAACAACGAATGAGAGCACACTGAAAAACTGTTACAAAGACCACACACCACTCATAGAcaaacatctctctctctctctctctctctctctctctctctctctctctctctctctctctctctctctctctctctctcacatttCACCAACCTCATCAGCCTGAGATGGGTATCCATCAGTCCACGAGTCTGCAAAACGACAACAATATGTGCCATGTTAATAAATGAATCTGTTTAAACAAAAGATGGACATCTTTTCAATGAGATCTCAATGAGATTACatgagatttattttattaaaattaagataaTTTTGGGGGAATATCCTAATAAAATATGGCcttaaataaaaagcaaatggAAATATCACTGTCTTTTCACTGgtgcagtaccctttaaaaaggtcctaatatgtaccattaggtatAGGTATGTATACATTCACAtccattattttctttttgaaagGGCACCACCCCTGTGCCAGTTGTGGTACATATTAtgaccatttttctgacagtaggtacatttacatgcaaccaaataatccgtttgAAATTGAAAAggcttcatgtaaacaccttaatcggTACGATTGAGGTCGATTGGATGTAAATTTCGATGTTATTGAAAGGGTTGGCGTAGTCTAATCTGTGATTCGATCATCAGGAGAAAATCTATATGTAAAGGCGTGAATCGTAGGCAAAAATACATTAATGCACATGCACAGAAAAATTGTGGTTTACATATCACATGATTCTTGAAACAGGCAAGGCAATGGTAACACGCATTATAAAGGTAATGGGGTCACGTGTCGTACATTCTGCAACATTCATGTCTttcataacattacataaagcaataaaatagtgttGTGCCTTTCGAAAATTGTGTTTTCTTTCCCCTAtttctgaaaacttcttaaaaacATCTTTCACCAACTcagctttgtacatttatctagagataaagcgtgaactcgaGGAGAAATGCTGTGTgctgcgttgccaagtcctctgcttttttgcaGAGTTCATATTTGGGCTACTTTTAAACTTTTATGCGAGCTGATCATTGATTCGTTATTTATATTTGGGCTCTGAATAGTCTTCTGAGCTATTTTAAAATTTCCAATGATCTGTTTTTTTCTACGTGAATCTGGCATCCTTGGCTGTTCGCTTGCGCAGACAATTGATGCGTATTATATTAAACgtacatgtaaacgaacattttaatcagattgtaATGTtaagggtgcatgtaaactgtattgtcgtAACCTTCAGTCAGATTAAATTCAGTCAAATTGATAAAATTCCCCGCcatattttttttgtgattttcacaaaagtttcacaaaatgccttccaggaaaattttcttctaaaaatatagaaacataacaaatatatcaaatgaaagaacaaaccctctgctttcaaacaaacaaagggAAAAAACTGTTACCTTTCTATATTTtcttctctgcttataaactcttaaatatgggtattttttatttaaagatgaaataattgcttttttgtgaaggaatttattagagatcagatttagaatgattatgaaaacatacacagaatggtaaattaataaatatatatattttttaaatggtaaattgggtaagtgtgcCATCTATGGCGGATAATCTtgtattacagataaccataaaaactcaccaGGAACACCTTTTTCACGAAAACGTTTTCTCTCaattggcggggaaagagttaataatctTTCTGTCATCACCCAGTATAATATAACTTACATAACCCCGCTCATCAACAACACATTAATACAACAACTCCAACTGGTCGCTTTGCATGTCAGTCAAAACTATCCTGTCAAAGTGGGCGGATCTTGATAAATTCAAAGTCTTAAACCGAGCCTGCTTCCCAATTCGCCTACTATGCCCTAAAAGTatactttgtttttgttatggAAATGTGTTGagtgcagtggcggccggtgacttcttttttcgagtgcgctcgatgcgaagttcgtcacaacatgtatgtagcccgtaatgtgtgtggttcgtaatttcaaaatatgtgttctgtgtgtCGAGGGacatatgtgcatcacatgtcttgtcaaaataagtgcctgctgcagacgcgtctaaagggtttatgatataAGAGACGCTcccgtttgccagatactcgcataatctcatgcgtaatcaaagtttactgttaagttagtGACTTGcgtttattttgtgaatgtgagcgtttcttttatcataaacaattttgggacttattttgacaaaacacgtcatgcacatggttcacatgacgcaacaagcacatattttgaaaacgcaagcaacacacatgacacaccaaacacttattttgaattagggCCCCTCGGAAGAACAGTCACGAGTCGCCACTGTTTAAGTGCTTTAAAAGAAATGGGACTTAAATAAACTAAATCTAATTTTGACTACTATTTAGTACTGCTAGTATGCAAATTAAGATGCAGGGTCTTTTAAAGTTTACCTCTGGGTTTGGGGGGCGGTGGAGGAGGCGGTGGGAGTGAGTCCACATTTCTAATCCAAACCACAAAAAGAAATCAGTGTTAGCATGTCATAACCCAAACAGACAAACATAATAACAATACATTGACATGCATGGAAATACCAGATCACTAGACAAACATTTTCAAAGGGAATCGAAATGTTGGGCGACGGGCGATGCATGCTGAGCTTGTTTTTCGAAGACTTTACACGAGTGTCAGGAAATGCTACAAGGCATTGCTCTACACCCACATACTTCCAGCGAAGGCGAAACATTGCACCGCTACAAATGTTAGATGCACGTATAAAGAGCAACATTAGAAGATGATGTAATGTCATTTATGATCTCTTTATACTTCTAAGAAGCTGGATGGATATGGAAAATGTTTCGAGAAATCTTTCTTGTGATATTAGATTTTATGTCTTTAAACTGTTTGTATCTGCCACGTAAGAACGGATGTGCTTTACTCACAATTCTGATAAAGATGATTTCATCAGATTGTTGGGTTTATTTGGAGGTCTGGCTGGTCCTGATAAAtaatcacaaacacacaataaaaaccacacacttttaaaaaaataataattaaaacgtTGGTGACGACCTGTAATATTTCAACCACTTGAAgaaaattaagtttattaaatattatttatcacatgtcatgtttatttataatactATCATAACAAGCTAAATGTATCAAAACACGTCATTAATGATTCAAATCTTCctattaagttacatttaaggTCATGCAAggtccttaaagggacagttcacccaaaaataaaatttctgtcattatttacttaccatcaagttgttacaaacctttatacgtttctttgttttgctgaacacaaaggtaGATATTCATTATTAtaacaggagcaccattgactttcatagtaggaaagaaaaaatactatggaagtcaatggtgcttaaaAATTGTTtcgttacaaacattgctcaaaatatcttcattatgttcagcagaacaaaaacATGTATAACTTGAGgctttatttaagtcttaaaaGTCTTGTTTCGCTTTTGAAGCACTAGATCGCAAGCCACGCGCATCAAGTGATGTATTACTGATACCATCTGCTCTGCTGTTTCTAATTTGTATAATAACCAAGCCGTAAAATCAGCATTCGTACACCTCTCACCAGCAtctataaaaagcccagattaAGCAAAGCACATCCTACCTTTAAAGCTTTGCGACTCCATTTGTCTTTTCGGTAGAACAGCCGGGGCTTTTTTCCTAAAATGATCCAGATTTACATGCGGAGGTCGTTTCGGCTTCGACGGCCGTGCCCCGACAGCTGGGAGCGGTTTCCTCAGAGGTGCTACGTCTGAAACTAAACTCTTTTGGCTCGGTAGCATCGGCTTGAAATTCGGCTTCATTTCGCCCTGTTGTTTTAGTAGCTTGTTCTGTAGAAGTTCTCCCGTGAGTTTGACCCTGTTGACTTCTGTAGGAGGTGTTTTAGGAGTCTCCTGAGGTCCCACGCGATGGGACGGAGGAGGTCTCGGGAAGACTCCTTGAGGCCCCGAACCAAACATCTTTGGTTCGCTCGAAGAGTTCAGAGGAAGGATTGATCTCGGAGGAGCGGGCGATGGCTTATTTCTGACAACTCCGTTGGTTAGGGACTCTGGCAGAGCGCCAACCATAAGAGGTTTGATGAGAGCTCCACCTCCAGAACCTGACATTTCTAACTGAGCATGAAATTTGGCCCGGAGAGCCTTGACATCCACATTTTCCTCCTAGGAagacatcaaataaaaaagtttattcaACAGTTAGCCTTTTGAACCTTTTGAATAGTAATTCAGTAAGGTATTTTAACTAAGAAATCCAATGAGCAAACATCCTTGTCCACCTGTATTCGAATCGATGAAGCACATGGTACCTACACTCTtaacggatgtgttaaaaacgggacaacacactaaatgcgttgtcccagaatacacacatctctgtgttattatacgaacaatacattttgtgttacttccaacaaaatcaacacaaaatgacacagaaTGTGCCAAGTAGCACAACacaaaaaatgtgcaaaaaaccAACACATCCTGTCTTAGAGTGTAGATGTTACCGTTGTTAAATATTGTGTGTTAAGTATTATTAAACTTGTAGTGTAGCTTTATGTTGTTTGTGAAATTTCTCACATGTGGAGAAACTAGGACACATCTAGACAACATCTGACCCTGTGGTAGTTTTACCACACATATTAACCAGGCTTAAATGAGTGTTTGTGTGCAGACGTAAACCAGGTGTGAAAACATGAGTTTAACTTATAGGAACTTTCACATTTACAGTTTTCATCCTTCAGTTTGTGAAGACAAGCAAATAAAAGTATCACATTTACAGTAATACTTTTCAGATGTAATGTCAATGAAGCAAGACAATCCTGTTTCAAAAGACTTGATATGAGGAGGTGagaaaaattatattcaaattataagcaatattttttttctgtagtGACCATTTAAAGTTGGTACACTCTTAGATAGGATCAAgtatttacacatctttgtgcgttaagcttttaacacattatgtgtaattttaacacattatgtgtcattttgtgttgattttgtgttaacaaaagttgtgttaaaagtaacacaaaatgttttgtttcaataataacacagagatgggtggattctgggacaacacatttagtgtgttgtcccagaatcaacccTTATAAGTTGTTTTTAAGACATTCattctaaagggggtcgcacaccggacacgcagctcagcgccgatcaaaatctgactttttccatgtacaagtgctataactgggtccccagtgcttctattaacctagaaaatgtgaaaacggACAACCCAGTAACAGTAATTAACTTTTTGGGataaagcatgtgaaaaaataggtcattgaaatttggctccccttgtgatgtcagaaggggataatgccaaccctttatctgcactatccaaccacgacactgccatttagtgcagagatcagctcatttgcattttaaaggacacacccaaaacagcacatttatgctcacacctataaagtggcaatttaaagcaacactatgtagtttccatgtaaaaatgacttacagctcccccatgtggttgaaaagtgcaacagtgcctggtatcagacactcttctgcaggcagggggaggggcggggctgtgtttcctaccctccaccgccactttcagagtgtgcttgtagcagctaggaggctgctcaggttgcagcaacagtacaatttgtccagttaaaagttgttctatcactgaaataaatttagagacattatttaaaaggtaaaaaaactacatagtgttgctttaatatgttataataaattatctattaggtattttgagctaaaacttcatatatgtacactggggacatcaaagatttatttgacatcttaactctttcgccgccattgaccagagttatctcgtcaattatgagttaatatttaactgataaatatgcctttctggacgaatttccatgtgaaagtgtaataccgcttttatcgaatttatcaaaaacaaaagttaaaaagatttaatgatttattttaactgcctttatgtttgatagtcattctgagtctgatctctacacaaatcctttacaaaaactcaattttttaaggtttttgctcaaaatgttgtatttttgaagagaaatatccatatttcagtggttaaattaagtggaaaaagtaaatatataatgaaacgtttttccccattttgtttgtttgtttgtttgaaagcagagtgtgtgttcttttatttgatatatttgtatatgtttatatatttatagaagataatttttcctgcaaggaattttgtaaaacttttgttaaaatcacaaaaatgcgggtgggcaacttttctcaaaaaggctggcggcgaatgagttaaaaaggtcttgtgaaatgtcccttttaagtaatatttttaagttgtattaaatcaaaattttaattacaaataactcaaaatgttaaggcaaccaggtaacttacttttttaagtacaaagtaaacaaatctttttttacattgtggTTGGTTTAATTGTACTTAAAGTCGCGATGAAATTGAAACAGTTATTTAGTTTTTTgaaatattgtggtattttttttttacaaatgacttatctgtaagctttttttaattcatttgCCCCCATAATCTTGAATAAAAAATGCACATCTCCTTCTCCCCTCAGAATTATCTCtttttacttccggtcatatggtgtGGCAAGTGGGCGGAGTCTGGGAAGAGATTGCaacgattagcaaatagcagCATAACCCAACTTTAAACAATCCAGTCAGTTCTTGATAGAcgaattcaaatccagccctacattttttcattttaaaagccatttcaggatatacgtcaccacggtgaaaataaaacaatcGCTACTTGTTTCATTCAACTTTAAAGGTAATTTAACTTTTTCTAACTGTACTAATGTTTGTAACTAAAGAAGCTACACAATTTAACTTTTGtgccaaaaatgttttaaaactaaggtaaatatcaaaatgatttttccctgaaattttttgtttttgctgaCAATAAAGCTTGTGTTAAACCTATGCATTCCTTTAATAAACATATACAGTCGACGTATAGTCCTTAACTGTGTGCACTTTGTGTTTTGTTCCAAAATAGCTATTGGTTGAAATCTTTAGTGAAAGGCAGAAGTTTTTAGCAGAAGTAAATCCGCTCTTCCTGTCATTGGCAGTGAAGAATTGAACAGACCCCAAACCACCAAGACTGGGCGTGAAACAAAGAAGTGGACATTACAGTTTACCAAACGAATCACTGTGTCTGGGATGAGGAAGTCTAAAATGTAGGCCTATATTATAgctatggattgcttacattGACCCTCTCCAAAATAAGTTTTCATCATTGCACCAAGTAGACCACATAGGTATAACATTTAAGTGAATCTTCAACCATATCTAAATTAACCAACTTTCATATCACTCCTCCTAACATGGGTGACTTGCTTTCTTCAATGAAATCCCCATTtactattgttagaaaaaaataatgcaataaaagtGAATGGTGGCCAAGTCCCCAAAATTAGTTTCAGTCAAGAAAATGTGCTAAACATAATAATTACTAGTAAATGTTTTTTAGgggcgaactatccctttaacatgaaGTCCCTTAATCATCATTGCTGTTATTCACTGAAACAGCAGCTTTTACGCATATAGGACTATACGACTATGAATATTTGTCTTTGTTGGTCAACAAAAGAAGATTATTATAAGAAACAACAAATCACATTTAGATGTGTCAACGtgcctttaaaaaaagaaactctattgtgcattgtactgtatactgtaggtAAGGGAACTGCTGTGAACTGTATAAGAAGTGAAGAGCAGACTCAGAACAATAGTGAGACACAGGAAACGTCTCCAACCACACACCTTTATACCAGCGCATCGTTCGACAGTGGTTGCTATAGACACGACAATAAAAGTAAGCCAATCTGCTTCATGCATTGCTAAAAAAAGCAACCAGTGGCAGTGACAAAAGAAAGCATATGTATTCTGAGCTCGATTCACACAAATTTAACctatatttattgtttaaaaggCGCAGTGCAATATTTTATTCCTTAAAAAATATTGcattcttttaagaaaactgcAATAAATTAGTTATTATACAGCCAAAAAGTTTGATCAAAGATATAACAAACTATTAAAAATTAGAGGAAACAAAGTTACTATTTTAAAAATCGGGTCCTGAACAACTTATATAAAACAGTGAATATTGTAGATAATATATTTTGAATAATGCTCCCCCATCAATGTCAGTGGTTGGTTATGGGCAGTGTTTAGTTAAGTACACTAAtgatttaaaggagacatttcacaagacttttttaaggtgtcaaaaaaatatttagtgtcCCCAgcgtacatatgtgaagtttaagctcaaaataccatatacaaatggattttaacatgttaaaaatgaCACTTTGTGGGTGTGATCGAAAATGcgccgttttggggtgtgtctttttaaatgccAATGAGCGGATCATG contains:
- the LOC129428013 gene encoding FYN-binding protein 1; this translates as MEENVDVKALRAKFHAQLEMSGSGGGALIKPLMVGALPESLTNGVVRNKPSPAPPRSILPLNSSSEPKMFGSGPQGVFPRPPPSHRVGPQETPKTPPTEVNRVKLTGELLQNKLLKQQGEMKPNFKPMLPSQKSLVSDVAPLRKPLPAVGARPSKPKRPPHVNLDHFRKKAPAVLPKRQMESQSFKGPARPPNKPNNLMKSSLSELNVDSLPPPPPPPPKPRDSWTDGYPSQADEDSDQDIYEDIDKPDELPPPIPAERKIAKDVKKPIELDKKDLKEKQKRENEYRKRFKLNGPIEVIHLARVREDCQGGKNDLSVQQGENVEIIRVNNNPGGKWLARDERGSIGYISTSCVDVDYEEVKRKIRGQVAPPFIPPVDPEVYDDVDSNELNSSFQSDDVYDDVDHEFPPPPPEISQDPKKAKQQEKEEKDFRKRFKFEGPIRVVYSMMVDTNASLKKPGNKELTLVRGEILDVIQETNEKKVLCRNSQGKFGYVPLNYLVYMEGEVYDDIDNATEIYDNDDS